One Clostridia bacterium genomic region harbors:
- the lpxC gene encoding UDP-3-O-acyl-N-acetylglucosamine deacetylase yields the protein MSYEQTIRSAVACSGVGLHSGAPVTMRILPAPAGSGILFRRVDLDGFILEASGRNVARVSYATSLMKKGVLISTTEHLLSAFIGVGIDNAIVELDNLEVPILDGSSLPVVEMVLGVGVRRQRRKRSYLRILREFELTEGDKFIAVYPAETYSVSYTINFPHPLIGREAFELELSNGSYLRELAGARTFGFLEQAATLQNMGLIRGASEENAIVLTRDGLKNGPLRYPDEFVRHKVLDLIGDLALLGHQLLGRVVADRAGHAMHTALVSRILKDPSMWELTTMATPDEQPAPEHVHALEGSL from the coding sequence TTGAGTTACGAACAGACAATCCGTTCGGCGGTTGCATGTAGTGGTGTGGGCCTGCACAGCGGAGCGCCCGTCACGATGCGCATTCTGCCTGCCCCTGCAGGCTCTGGAATTCTCTTCCGCCGTGTCGATCTGGACGGATTCATCCTGGAAGCCAGCGGCCGTAACGTCGCGCGCGTCAGCTACGCGACCAGTTTGATGAAGAAAGGCGTCCTGATCTCGACGACGGAGCACCTGCTCTCGGCCTTCATCGGCGTAGGTATCGATAACGCGATCGTTGAACTCGACAACCTCGAAGTACCGATTCTCGACGGAAGCTCGCTCCCCGTCGTGGAGATGGTGCTGGGTGTCGGCGTCAGGCGGCAACGCCGTAAGCGCAGCTACCTGCGGATTCTTCGTGAGTTCGAGCTTACGGAAGGCGACAAGTTTATCGCCGTCTACCCGGCGGAAACCTATTCAGTTTCTTACACGATCAACTTCCCTCACCCGCTCATTGGCCGCGAAGCTTTCGAGCTCGAACTCAGCAATGGCAGCTACCTGCGCGAGCTGGCGGGAGCCCGCACATTCGGCTTCCTGGAGCAGGCGGCAACGTTGCAGAACATGGGACTGATTCGTGGCGCATCGGAAGAGAACGCCATCGTCCTGACACGCGATGGCCTGAAGAACGGACCGTTGCGCTACCCCGACGAGTTCGTGCGCCACAAGGTGCTGGACCTTATCGGCGATCTCGCGCTGCTTGGTCACCAACTGCTTGGGCGCGTTGTCGCCGACCGTGCCGGCCACGCCATGCACACCGCACTGGTGTCGCGCATTCTTAAAGACCCTTCCATGTGGGAGCTGACCACCATGGCAACCCCCGACGAGCAACCCGCGCCAGAACACGTCCATGCACTCGAAGGCTCACTGTAG
- a CDS encoding lysophospholipid acyltransferase family protein: MSSSTHNKTAARRWLCYLVIDPLVYLYTVVLGTLSLLSSFFDRSGRIQHGFARLWSSFILRTAGCPVSVEGLDKIDTSRSYIYAVNHISALDIPALYMAMPFQFRIMAKRELFRYPFLGWHLKRSGQIPIERENARASLRSLIQASEAVRNGMPLLVFPEGGRSPDGQIKPFLAGVFYVGIKAAVEIVPMALVGTYEALPMNTWVIYPRQFRLVVGEPISTAGLAPRDMEQLAARTQKIIEDLYYAHSDVPDPRAPATAQNAELHRASE, from the coding sequence ATGAGTTCATCGACACACAACAAGACCGCTGCGCGCCGCTGGCTTTGCTACCTGGTCATCGACCCTCTCGTGTATCTCTATACGGTGGTACTCGGCACGCTATCGCTGCTGTCGTCGTTTTTCGATCGCAGCGGACGCATCCAGCATGGCTTCGCGCGTCTCTGGTCATCGTTCATTCTGCGCACAGCGGGCTGCCCCGTTTCCGTCGAAGGCCTCGATAAGATCGACACATCGCGTTCTTACATCTACGCAGTCAATCACATTTCGGCGCTCGACATCCCCGCTCTTTACATGGCAATGCCGTTTCAGTTCCGCATTATGGCGAAGCGCGAACTGTTTCGATATCCGTTTCTTGGATGGCACCTAAAGCGCTCCGGGCAAATCCCCATCGAGCGAGAGAATGCGCGAGCTTCTCTTCGCAGCCTCATTCAGGCCAGCGAAGCTGTGCGCAATGGGATGCCGCTTCTGGTCTTTCCCGAAGGTGGCCGCTCGCCCGACGGGCAGATCAAGCCGTTCCTCGCCGGAGTCTTTTACGTCGGCATCAAGGCCGCCGTGGAAATCGTGCCCATGGCGCTAGTTGGCACCTATGAAGCCTTGCCGATGAATACCTGGGTCATCTACCCGCGCCAGTTCCGCCTGGTAGTAGGAGAACCCATTTCCACAGCCGGTCTGGCCCCGCGCGATATGGAGCAACTTGCGGCACGCACCCAGAAGATCATCGAGGACCTCTACTACGCGCACTCCGACGTCCCCGACCCGCGCGCACCCGCCACCGCCCAAAACGCGGAACTCCATCGCGCGTCGGAATAG
- a CDS encoding folylpolyglutamate synthase/dihydrofolate synthase family protein gives MLPYSTAVDRLYELGHELYRTPSHKFDLAHMRVLLEPLGNPERRFPSALIAGTNGKGSTAATLASILRAAGHRTGLYTSPHLVRINERIRINGEAISDGDFAAAYERVEDVAERLVREGKLPWHPSFFEMLTAMCFEYFGRSGVQVAVLEVGMGGRLDATNVVEPCVSVITDIALDHQKYLGDTIGEIAKEKAGIFRRDRPAVTLPQHPEANDVLGRAMIDAGAKAVNATRYMPPMSPGAASLFDASAPERTQYCLTVMGREIFVDSPLVGRHQIRNLALAISTAEELSACGISVNADDVERGVRETQWPARFQFVAADSSRNTPDIVLDVAHNPAGAWALRSALSERFPDRRLFFVFGAMRDKAIAEVAEVLFPLSEHVAVTTAANNPRSATAAEVAEAAARTGADLTQTASVADALNVAFTLARDASAKPLPMTGAPLVVITGSIYIVGEAIGILRIG, from the coding sequence ATGCTTCCCTACTCCACTGCCGTCGACCGCCTTTACGAACTCGGACACGAGTTATACCGAACACCTTCTCACAAGTTCGATCTTGCGCATATGCGCGTCCTGCTCGAACCGCTCGGAAACCCTGAACGCCGCTTCCCCTCTGCGCTCATTGCCGGAACGAACGGAAAAGGCTCCACGGCCGCGACGCTCGCATCCATTCTTCGCGCCGCTGGGCACCGCACTGGCCTGTACACGTCGCCGCACCTGGTGCGCATCAACGAACGCATTCGCATCAACGGTGAAGCCATTTCCGACGGCGACTTCGCCGCGGCCTACGAGCGCGTTGAGGACGTTGCCGAGAGGCTCGTGAGAGAAGGCAAACTTCCCTGGCATCCCAGCTTTTTCGAGATGCTCACCGCCATGTGCTTCGAGTATTTCGGGCGCTCCGGCGTGCAGGTTGCCGTGCTCGAAGTCGGCATGGGCGGACGCCTCGATGCCACCAACGTCGTCGAGCCATGCGTCTCCGTGATTACCGACATCGCGCTCGATCACCAGAAGTACCTTGGCGACACCATTGGCGAGATCGCGAAAGAGAAAGCCGGTATCTTCCGGCGCGACCGTCCCGCCGTAACGCTTCCGCAGCATCCCGAAGCGAATGACGTTCTGGGTCGCGCCATGATCGACGCAGGCGCTAAGGCCGTGAACGCCACGCGCTACATGCCGCCCATGTCTCCCGGAGCGGCCAGCCTGTTCGATGCCTCCGCACCCGAGCGCACGCAATATTGCCTGACAGTAATGGGGCGGGAGATTTTTGTCGACTCGCCCCTCGTCGGACGGCACCAGATTCGCAATCTTGCGCTGGCCATCTCAACCGCGGAAGAACTTTCCGCCTGCGGCATAAGCGTCAACGCCGACGACGTAGAGCGCGGCGTCCGCGAGACGCAGTGGCCAGCGCGCTTCCAGTTCGTCGCCGCCGACTCATCCCGCAACACGCCCGATATCGTGCTCGACGTCGCACACAATCCCGCCGGGGCCTGGGCGTTGCGTTCGGCGCTCAGCGAACGGTTCCCGGACCGCCGCCTCTTCTTCGTCTTCGGCGCCATGCGTGACAAAGCCATTGCCGAGGTTGCGGAAGTGCTCTTCCCGCTTTCCGAACACGTCGCCGTCACCACCGCCGCGAATAATCCGCGCTCTGCGACCGCCGCCGAAGTCGCCGAAGCCGCTGCGCGTACCGGTGCCGACCTGACGCAAACCGCATCGGTCGCGGACGCGCTCAATGTTGCATTCACTCTCGCGCGCGACGCCTCGGCAAAACCGCTACCGATGACGGGCGCACCCCTTGTCGTCATCACAGGTTCTATCTACATCGTTGGTGAAGCGATAGGAATCTTGCGAATCGGATAG
- a CDS encoding glutamine synthetase family protein, which produces MVATAELTRQSYALTNPISLIVDKPREEFTREDLIKVIEERQIERITLHYTALDGKYKELKIPIANRYQAERILADGERVDGSSLFKGMVQTALSDLYVVPLYKTAFLNPFDEGSLDLTCRYLTRDGQMAPFAPDTILHNASQLFTQRTGAELHALGELEFFLLSDTPSHLFPADKQRGYHASAPFVKSGAIVNEMMRYIAQITGVVKYAHSEVGYIDSVRSDLGEIKGKSAEQLEIEFLPAPVEDAGDHLAMARWLIRNVAYKHGCVATFAPKIEEGVAGNGFHIHMEILKNGRNVMTDDTGKLSTDARKLIGGLCTYADTLTAFGNTVSSAYLRLVPNQEAPTRICWSDMNRSAMIRVPLGWGRLQHLAGKLNPQQTSEFRERDGRQTVELRSPDGSAIVHLLLAGLTMAAEWGMTHAESLEIAEKLYVRGNIFKDEQLLNSLKPLPKSCVESARVLEEKRGLYERDGLFPTEVVDYVANLLREQQDEGMNQRLVDLPADDRLHETRKIMHKDLHRH; this is translated from the coding sequence ATGGTCGCAACCGCAGAACTAACTCGACAGAGCTACGCACTCACAAATCCTATTTCGCTGATCGTTGACAAGCCGCGTGAGGAGTTCACGCGCGAAGACCTGATCAAGGTCATCGAAGAGCGCCAGATCGAGCGCATTACGCTGCACTACACAGCGCTCGACGGCAAATACAAAGAGTTGAAGATTCCTATCGCGAATCGCTACCAGGCCGAGCGCATCCTGGCCGACGGCGAACGCGTGGACGGCTCTTCACTTTTCAAGGGCATGGTGCAGACCGCGCTCTCCGACCTCTACGTAGTGCCGCTGTACAAGACGGCGTTCCTGAATCCATTCGATGAAGGAAGCCTCGACCTGACGTGCCGCTACCTGACGCGCGATGGGCAGATGGCGCCGTTCGCCCCGGATACGATTCTGCACAATGCTTCGCAGCTATTCACCCAGCGCACGGGCGCTGAATTGCACGCGCTCGGCGAGCTGGAATTCTTCCTGCTGAGCGATACGCCTTCGCACCTGTTTCCGGCAGATAAGCAGCGCGGATACCACGCGTCCGCACCGTTCGTGAAGAGCGGCGCCATCGTGAACGAGATGATGCGCTATATCGCACAGATCACCGGCGTGGTGAAGTACGCGCATAGCGAGGTCGGCTACATCGACAGCGTGCGTAGCGACCTCGGCGAGATCAAGGGTAAGAGCGCCGAGCAATTGGAGATTGAATTCCTTCCGGCGCCGGTAGAGGATGCGGGCGACCATCTTGCGATGGCGAGGTGGCTGATCCGCAACGTTGCCTACAAGCACGGGTGTGTCGCGACATTTGCGCCGAAGATTGAGGAAGGCGTGGCGGGGAACGGATTCCATATCCACATGGAAATCTTGAAGAATGGCCGCAATGTAATGACCGACGACACAGGAAAACTTTCGACGGATGCGCGAAAGCTGATCGGCGGGCTGTGCACGTACGCCGATACGTTGACGGCGTTCGGGAACACAGTGAGCTCGGCGTATCTGCGGCTGGTGCCGAACCAGGAAGCGCCGACGCGCATCTGCTGGAGCGATATGAATCGCTCGGCGATGATTCGCGTGCCGCTCGGCTGGGGACGGCTACAGCACCTGGCGGGCAAGCTGAATCCGCAACAGACGAGCGAGTTCAGGGAACGCGATGGCCGGCAAACGGTGGAGCTGCGTTCGCCGGATGGTTCGGCAATCGTGCACCTGCTGTTGGCCGGACTAACGATGGCGGCAGAGTGGGGCATGACCCACGCGGAGTCGCTGGAAATTGCGGAAAAGCTCTACGTCCGCGGCAACATCTTTAAGGACGAACAGCTGCTGAACTCGTTGAAACCACTGCCGAAGAGTTGTGTGGAATCGGCACGGGTGCTGGAAGAGAAGCGCGGCTTGTACGAGCGCGATGGACTGTTCCCGACGGAGGTAGTGGACTACGTCGCCAACCTGTTGCGTGAGCAGCAGGATGAAGGCATGAATCAGAGACTTGTAGATCTGCCAGCGGATGATCGTCTGCACGAAACGCGGAAGATCATGCACAAGGACCTGCACAGACACTAA
- a CDS encoding SDR family oxidoreductase, whose protein sequence is MPVTLSLSDQVAIVTGGSRGIGAACVRMFTEAGARVVFNYQKAKDAADALVRECGPDRCHAVQAELDGSGTEQQLVEEAVRRFGRVDALVVNHGIWPPHEQPIDTMPEQQWRRTLAINLESVFALVKHSVAQMKKQAQGGHIVVVSSTAGQRGEAFHCDYAASKGAVISMVKGLSTELARDGIYVNCVAPGWVATDMSAPVMADPVAREKVFGSIPLGRMAKPEELAAPILFLCTKHAGFITGEVFNVNGGAVLVG, encoded by the coding sequence ATGCCCGTCACACTCTCTTTATCCGATCAGGTCGCCATCGTCACCGGAGGCTCGCGCGGAATCGGCGCAGCCTGTGTTCGCATGTTCACCGAAGCCGGCGCGCGCGTCGTGTTCAATTATCAAAAGGCCAAGGACGCCGCCGACGCGCTGGTTCGCGAGTGTGGCCCCGACCGCTGCCATGCCGTGCAAGCAGAACTCGACGGTAGCGGCACCGAGCAGCAGTTGGTCGAAGAAGCCGTTCGCCGCTTTGGACGCGTTGATGCGCTCGTGGTCAATCACGGCATCTGGCCGCCTCACGAGCAGCCCATCGACACCATGCCGGAGCAGCAGTGGCGGCGCACGCTGGCCATCAACCTGGAAAGCGTTTTTGCTCTCGTCAAGCATTCCGTCGCGCAGATGAAGAAGCAGGCGCAAGGCGGTCACATCGTCGTCGTCAGTTCCACGGCAGGTCAGCGCGGCGAAGCCTTCCACTGCGACTACGCGGCGTCCAAGGGGGCCGTCATCAGCATGGTCAAAGGCCTTTCGACGGAGCTCGCGCGCGATGGCATTTACGTGAACTGCGTTGCTCCCGGCTGGGTAGCAACCGACATGTCTGCGCCTGTGATGGCGGACCCCGTCGCACGGGAAAAAGTTTTCGGCAGCATTCCGCTCGGCCGCATGGCTAAACCGGAAGAACTCGCTGCGCCCATTTTGTTCCTGTGCACAAAGCACGCGGGTTTCATCACCGGCGAGGTCTTCAACGTCAACGGCGGTGCCGTGCTGGTTGGCTGA
- a CDS encoding gamma-glutamyl-gamma-aminobutyrate hydrolase family protein (Members of this family of hydrolases with an active site Cys residue belong to MEROPS family C26.), translating into MKPRIAIPTPNSDAAYSTRTLPKYMGAVERAGGEPVEVSILATPGEIAQLGKTCDAVLLPGSHADVDPQRFGAERDPRTAAPDPRREDADELLIQDAHNMRKPILGICFGMQSLNVWRTGTLVQHIESPVRHARSSGVPTTESITHPVVVESHSLLARILGQQHGSPKITVNSSHHQSVQIAGDGLRVCARCPDDGIIEAIENVSPAQFIIGVQWHPERTYDEDEQSKAIFRALIEAARQWHERMMNGGKPDFESIGH; encoded by the coding sequence ATGAAACCCCGAATCGCCATTCCGACGCCGAACTCCGATGCCGCGTATTCCACACGCACTCTGCCGAAATACATGGGCGCCGTCGAACGGGCGGGCGGCGAGCCGGTCGAAGTGTCCATCCTGGCGACGCCTGGCGAAATCGCTCAGCTCGGCAAAACGTGTGACGCCGTGTTGCTTCCCGGCAGTCATGCCGATGTGGATCCGCAGCGGTTCGGCGCCGAGCGCGACCCGCGAACCGCTGCGCCAGACCCGCGCCGCGAAGATGCAGACGAGTTACTGATTCAGGATGCCCACAACATGCGCAAGCCGATCCTCGGAATCTGCTTCGGCATGCAGTCGTTGAATGTCTGGCGCACGGGCACTCTCGTCCAGCACATAGAGTCGCCGGTGCGGCACGCGCGGTCGAGCGGCGTGCCCACGACTGAGTCCATCACGCACCCTGTCGTGGTCGAGTCCCATTCGCTGCTCGCGCGTATCCTGGGTCAGCAGCACGGCTCGCCCAAGATCACCGTCAACTCCAGCCACCACCAATCGGTCCAGATAGCAGGCGACGGACTTCGCGTGTGCGCCCGTTGCCCAGACGACGGCATCATCGAAGCCATAGAGAACGTCTCGCCCGCGCAATTCATCATCGGAGTGCAGTGGCATCCCGAGCGCACCTATGACGAGGACGAGCAGTCCAAAGCCATCTTCCGCGCGCTCATTGAGGCCGCACGGCAATGGCATGAGCGCATGATGAACGGCGGCAAGCCAGACTTTGAATCCATCGGTCACTAA